One Edaphobacter flagellatus genomic region harbors:
- a CDS encoding carbohydrate binding domain-containing protein: MVTASLPAQSQIQNQGATIIFSTLAKQPSADDFVIVRKTSPGNAQAGWWVNNGGGAVLSTEFHDLSPETQGKQALKIDAVGSGRWGEIASYFDTLESHSFVRLNGTYRLTFRAKGLGGDNQVRVSLSRQSKRGNNFFSKDLKLSNKWTNYSYDFTTNESNSDFGSVSLKFYVPGSTVLLDDVSLVQVSNSNTNPTVFRDEVVSALKDLHPGVLRYYDDANTGSTIDNIIAPPFARLRAGSSSRGSTYEDLAIGLHEFLQLCQLIGAEPYYNMPPGMSTTEAKNLIEYLGGSPSTPYGAKRVARGQTAPWTSVFPVIHLELGNEQWNSFTFPGASISDGPTYAKRAKEIFAAARSSSSYQPGKFDLVIGAQAVNTWLTGQELANGDGYDSMAIAPYLFTRFDDASSNEAIFGSMFAQPEMLDSLPSGYVFQQAKAVKEAKRPAKLVVYEVNLHTLSGSADQTSIDNTIPSIGAGLTVVDHMLLMLRDLGVKTQSIWALSGYSNGFRNSSTSKDQTSPLFSIVVDMGGATNLRRPQFLAEQLANQAILPTMLSTKMGGTNPTWHQAKSRNDDIQIDKAHEIQAFAFADGKQRSIIVFNLSRTEMRPITFSGVNAPAGTVAISQLTSKNITDGNETSSRVSITEKPSNSFDSHSAYQLPPFSMTVFKWSSSH, encoded by the coding sequence GTGGTGACTGCCAGTCTACCCGCTCAATCGCAGATCCAAAACCAGGGTGCCACGATTATCTTTTCGACACTGGCGAAACAACCGTCGGCCGATGATTTCGTCATCGTCCGCAAGACCTCCCCAGGCAATGCCCAGGCTGGCTGGTGGGTGAACAATGGTGGGGGCGCAGTACTTTCCACGGAATTCCATGACCTGTCGCCAGAAACTCAAGGCAAGCAGGCTCTCAAGATCGACGCCGTCGGATCTGGACGATGGGGAGAGATCGCATCGTATTTTGATACGCTCGAAAGCCACTCCTTTGTACGGCTCAACGGAACGTATCGGCTTACATTTCGCGCGAAGGGGCTCGGCGGGGATAATCAGGTTCGCGTCAGTCTGTCTCGGCAGTCTAAGCGAGGAAATAACTTTTTTTCGAAGGACCTCAAGCTCTCCAATAAATGGACGAACTACAGCTACGACTTCACGACAAACGAATCGAATTCTGATTTTGGGAGTGTGTCGCTCAAATTTTATGTTCCGGGAAGCACGGTTCTGCTGGATGATGTAAGCCTCGTTCAAGTAAGTAACTCAAATACAAACCCGACAGTATTTCGCGATGAAGTTGTAAGCGCTCTGAAAGACCTGCATCCCGGAGTATTGCGTTATTACGACGACGCCAATACCGGGAGCACCATCGATAACATCATTGCTCCGCCATTCGCTCGCCTTCGCGCGGGCTCAAGCAGCCGAGGATCAACTTATGAAGACCTCGCAATTGGGCTGCACGAGTTTCTTCAGCTATGTCAGCTTATTGGCGCTGAGCCTTACTACAACATGCCTCCGGGCATGAGCACGACTGAGGCCAAGAATTTGATCGAGTATCTCGGCGGGTCTCCCAGCACACCTTATGGCGCGAAGCGGGTTGCGCGTGGGCAAACGGCACCATGGACAAGTGTCTTCCCCGTGATCCATCTTGAATTGGGAAATGAGCAATGGAACTCCTTCACCTTTCCGGGTGCCTCCATCTCCGATGGGCCCACTTACGCAAAGCGCGCCAAAGAAATCTTCGCAGCGGCGAGGAGTTCTTCTTCTTACCAGCCCGGCAAATTTGATCTTGTTATCGGCGCTCAAGCAGTGAATACATGGCTGACTGGCCAGGAATTAGCGAACGGCGATGGCTATGACAGTATGGCAATCGCACCTTATCTTTTCACTCGATTCGATGATGCAAGTTCGAATGAGGCCATCTTCGGTTCCATGTTCGCGCAACCGGAGATGCTGGATAGCCTCCCTTCCGGCTACGTGTTTCAGCAGGCAAAAGCAGTAAAAGAAGCGAAGCGGCCTGCGAAGCTTGTGGTCTATGAAGTTAACCTCCACACTCTAAGCGGATCGGCAGATCAAACGAGCATTGACAACACCATCCCTTCGATAGGAGCCGGCCTGACTGTTGTCGACCACATGCTGCTCATGCTGCGCGATCTTGGCGTAAAGACGCAGTCGATATGGGCATTGAGTGGCTATTCCAATGGCTTCAGGAACTCGTCTACAAGCAAAGATCAAACCTCACCGCTATTTTCAATCGTGGTTGATATGGGAGGAGCGACTAATCTTCGTCGACCGCAATTTTTAGCGGAACAGTTGGCAAATCAAGCAATCCTTCCTACGATGCTCTCGACTAAGATGGGGGGCACCAACCCGACATGGCATCAGGCGAAAAGCAGGAACGATGATATTCAAATCGACAAGGCACACGAGATACAAGCATTTGCATTTGCCGATGGAAAGCAGCGCAGCATCATCGTATTCAACCTGAGCCGCACTGAAATGCGCCCGATCACATTCTCTGGAGTAAATGCTCCGGCCGGCACTGTAGCTATAAGTCAGCTGACATCAAAAAATATTACGGATGGCAATGAGACTTCTTCGCGAGTTTCCATTACGGAAAAACCATCGAATAGCTTTGACTCACACTCCGCTTACCAACTTCCACCATTCTCGATGACAGTCTTCAAATGGAGTTCATCTCACTAG
- a CDS encoding thioesterase II family protein, producing the protein MIDFHDSERDKWISPRDRVSGARIRLFCLPHAGSGAAAYQPWKRLMPSFVELCAIRLPGRETRLNESSFSDSKLLIREMTEALADGCNMPYAIFGHSMGSVLAYEFAQELSSRGVRKPEFLFLSGRVAAHLKLSAKPLHDLPSDQFIATIEARYGGLPQELLRDQEMLDFYLPILQADLKLIETYQYQSKAPLTCPFIVSAGRNDQSVWDEGLQQWSVHTTGDFRLQRFPGDHFYLSGESRASLLHLLTEQLLIADHRCASEMNSI; encoded by the coding sequence ATGATCGATTTCCATGATTCAGAAAGAGATAAATGGATATCCCCACGGGATCGTGTAAGTGGGGCACGGATTCGTCTGTTTTGTCTACCTCACGCAGGTTCAGGCGCAGCAGCCTATCAACCGTGGAAGCGGTTAATGCCATCTTTCGTAGAGCTTTGTGCTATTAGGTTGCCTGGGCGCGAAACACGATTGAATGAGAGTTCGTTCTCTGATAGCAAATTGCTGATTCGTGAGATGACAGAAGCTTTAGCGGACGGCTGTAATATGCCCTATGCAATCTTTGGCCATAGCATGGGGTCTGTGCTTGCGTACGAATTCGCGCAAGAATTGAGTAGCAGAGGCGTGAGGAAGCCCGAGTTCCTATTTCTTTCGGGACGCGTAGCTGCACATCTAAAGTTATCAGCCAAGCCGCTTCATGATCTGCCTTCTGATCAATTTATCGCCACAATTGAAGCTCGGTATGGTGGCTTGCCGCAGGAGCTTCTGCGCGATCAAGAGATGCTGGATTTTTATCTGCCCATCCTTCAGGCCGATTTGAAGTTGATCGAGACATATCAGTACCAATCGAAGGCTCCACTCACATGTCCCTTCATTGTATCGGCCGGAAGGAATGATCAAAGTGTTTGGGACGAGGGGCTCCAGCAGTGGAGTGTGCATACGACGGGAGACTTTCGCCTTCAGCGGTTTCCAGGAGATCACTTCTATCTGTCAGGAGAGAGCAGGGCATCGCTTCTCCATTTACTGACGGAGCAATTGCTGATTGCCGATCATCGTTGCGCTAGTGAGATGAACTCCATTTGA